The Microbacterium forte sequence CGGGCACCTGCGCGGTGCAGGGCGGTGGGGTGTAGGGAGTCGTCATCTGAGCGCGCTCATCCCTCGGGGTCGGCCGGTTCGGCAGGGCCTGACGGGACGGGGGCAGGCGGGTCGACCGGATCCGGCTGCGTGCACAGCGGCGCGCGGTGCGTGATCGACTTGAGCGGAGCGTAGGCCCCCGTCCAGGTGATCCTCGCGTCGATCACGGAGGTCCCGTCGACGATGTTCGGGGTGAGGATGGTCGAGTACGAACCGCGCGCAGCGCGGCTGACGACGAACAGGTCACCAGGGTTCGCCGGTACGCACTCCTGGAACTGCACGACCACCACCGTAGGCACGGTCCTCGCGGTGATCTCGATCGGATCGGAGCAGTAGGTGGTCAGCACCGAGTGGCAGGAGCGCGCGACGACCGGCAGCGGCGAAGCATCGGGGCTCAGCTCGAAGTTCTCGAACCACGATCCGTACAGGTTGTACCGCGCGATGAAGCCGTCTCGCGCACCGATCTCGGGCGGCGACTCCAGGCCATAGGAATAGCGGTTGCCCTCGACCGAGGGCTGGGTCGCGACCGTGTAGTTGGTCTTGCCCTTCGGGCCCTCGACGAAAGTGAAGGTGAAGACCTGCGTGGTGTTCGACTCGGACACGCCGAACCCGTTCGAGGCACAGGCCTTGACGTTATAAGTGGAGTATTCGGCGAGTCCGGTCAACGCGGGAGAGGACGACTGCGCCTCCGCGCCCGAGATCCGCAGCCGCCCGTTTCCGTCGGCGCTGCAGCTCGCATCGCCCGAGCGCCACGCAAGGTAGACGACGTCGATTCCGAGGGCGCTGCCGTTGGGCTGCGCAGCGACGCCGGAGACATCGATCGACGTGTTGGAGGTCGCTTTCGCCTGCGTGCCCGCGGGGTCGAAGTAGACGGTTCCCGCGGCCGTGACCGACGTGCGGAAGGCGCCGCCCTCATTGCCGCCGTCGCCCGTCGGCGGCTGGAACTGGCTGATCGGCACGATCGTGATGTTCTGCGGGCCGGGAGACAGCGCGATCTCGGCCGAGGTCGTCGCGCCGGTGCGGTTGATGACCTGGCCGGTCTCCTCGATGCGGAAGGACAGCGAGTCGTCCGACGCGGCGATCGCGAGTTCGACGATGCCGCGTCCGCGTTCGGTGCCGTCGGGGCGGTAGACGGGCGTGGCGGTCGCGTTCGACACCTCAGGGGCGGCATACGCCCAGCTGGTGTGCGGTGACGTGGCCGCTGAGGTTCCGACCGCGTTGACGGCCGCTGCGGTGAAGACATGCGGCGCTCCGTTGACGAGCCCGTTCACCGTACAGCGGTAGACGCCTCCCGCCGGGCTGCATGACGCGTTCGCCGGGGAGCCGTCCTGCAGGATCGTCACACCGGTGACGCCGGGGTGCGCGCGCCCCGCTTCGCCGAGCGGCACGTCGAGCACCACGGTCGAGCGGGTGAATCCGACGGTCGTCACGCTGGCGGGCGCTTGCGGGAAGCCCTGCAGGTCGAGGGTGAGGGTTCCGGTGCCGGTGCGTCCCTGCGCATCCGACACGATGAACGGGATGATGCACTGGCCCCCGGGCGCCTGCCCTCCGCCGGGCCAGGTCGCAGTGATCGACGTGCTTCCCGAGGTCGAGACCGATGCGACATCGCACCGCGAGCCCCCGCCGAGCGACATCAGTCGGAGCCCGGATCCGGGCTTGCCCGCGAACGGGTCGTACTCCCCCGCGACGTCGACGACATCGATCGTGCAGCTCGGGTTCGTGACGATGCACTGCGTCGTGAAGGTCGCGCCCCGCGGCGCATCGGGCGGCGCCGCGCCGACGACCAGGCGGACGGATGCCGACGGCTCACCGTACTGCGGCACGGTGACGCTCACGTTCTCGGTGTTGCCCGGTCTGGCGTCCGCTCGCGCTTCGATGGTCAGTTGAGAACCGGTGCGCGTGACGATGAAGGCCGACCCCGAATACACGATCCGGTACTCGAGCGATCCGGCGTCGCCCTCGCGGCCTCCCTCCCAGGCGGCCATGTTCGAGTACATGTCGACCGTCTCGGTGGTTCCGGGAGCGATCGTGTGCGAGATCGACGACAGCAGCAGCTGAGGCTCCGCAGGGCGGATGCTGATCGGCACATCGATGAACGACCAGCGCTCCTGCCCCTGCAGCCGCACCTGAACGAGGCAGGTGTCCGACCAGGGCGCTTCCCGGCCGGCTCGGTAGGTCACCTCGCCCGAGCCCTCGGCTGAGCACGACGCCGCCGCGCGCTGGGCGCTGAACTGGCCGGAGCCCACCTCGACGGCATCCGAGGCGATCAGGTCGACATAGTCGGCCGCATCGAACGAGACAGACGCGTCCTCGTCGACCACGACGGGGGTGGTGCCGGGCTTCAGCTGCACCTGCATGTCGTCGAAGGCGGGAATGCGCAGGAACCCGTAGGCGACCACGTCTCTGCCTCCCGACCCCTTGCCCTTGAGCTGGAACGGCACCAGCGCGCCGTCTTCCGGCGCTGCGCCCACGATGCGGTCGCCCTGCACCGTGAATCCGGGCTGGTCACCCCACAGACTCAGCGTGAGCGAGGAGGCATCGCCCGACGGCCAGCTCACACGGTCGGTCACGACGTCGATCCCCCGCTCCGGGAGGTCTTCCCGGTCGCGCGCGGTGAGCACGGTGTCGGCGACGCTCGGCTGATCGGCGACCGCGCCGTCGGTCACGGTGACCACGATGAGCCCCTGCGACGTGCTCGACGTGCGCGAGGACTTGACGGTGTAGAAGTAGGAGTTCGTGCCTGCCGTGTCTCCCGCACGGAGAACGACGCGGCCGTCTTCGAGAGAGGTGTCCGAGTCGATCAGCGCATTCAGGCGGTCGTACAGCGGGTTGCCCTTGACCGGAGGCGCGTTGGGCACGAGTTCGGTGATCTCGAGCTCGCTCTGCGCCGGGTCGAGGTCGTTGAGACGCGGGTCCAGCACGATCGGAGTGGTCGATCCTGCCTCGACCCGCACGTAGTCGCTGAAGGTCACGGGAGCCGCGTCGTCGATGTCGGCGTCGAGCACGCCGACGCGGACCACGCCTGTCCCCTGCTCGCCCTGAGGGTCGCGCACCGTGTAGCGGAACGTCACCTGACCGCCGTCGACGCCGGCCGCCGGTGCCCGGTAGACGATCGCGTCTCCGTCGGCCGAGATCGTCGCCGTGCCATAGCCCTTCTGGGGCTGGTCGATGCCCGCGAGGACCACGCGGTCGCCGTCGCTGTCCATGCCGGTCGCAGGCACCGGCAGCGACACCGTCTGACCGCTGAGGACCCGACCTGTCAGTGTCGAGGGTGTCGGCGCGCGGTTCGTGCCCGGAGGAACGACCGTGACCGTCACGACGCCGTTGTCGGAGAGAGCAGGATTGCGCTCGAGCGACACCGAGTACGTGAGGCGGTAGGTGCCCGGCGTCGTGGGTGCGAGGTATCGCAGCGCGTTGCGATCGGCGAAGACGAGCTCTCCGGACTCACCTGAGCCGGTCACCTCGGGGAGCACGACCAGGGGTTCACCGCGCGGGGCCACGTCGTTCGCCGCGACGTTGATGCGCGTGAGTGAACCGGCACGGACGGTGATCGCATCGGGGAACACGATCGGCCGGGTGACGGTCGACGGCGGAGTGAGGAAGACCGTGACCGTTCCCTGCACCGCGGCTCCGGTTCCGTCGGCGACCGTCACGGTGGCCTTGCCGATCACTCCGGGCTCGCCGTCCTCCGTGGTGCCGTTGACGCGGATGCTCTCGTTGCCGACCACACGCACGCCGAGCTGCGGCGTCGAGCTCACGGCATCTGCCAGCATGAGCACTCGCCCACTGGTGTTCTGCACGGCACGGAGCACATCGACGGTCGTGTCCTCGCCTTCGCGCACGAACGCGGTCAGAGGTGCCATCGCGAGGCCTGCGGATCCGTCGACGGCCGTGATGCGGATGACCGCCGACTGCTCCGCCTGGGTCGAGACGTCCTGGGCGGTGTAGGTCACGACGTACTGACCGGGTTCGGCCACCGTCATCTCGACGGTGCCCGACGCCGCGTTGGGGTTGACCTCGAGGCCCTGAGCGGTCGCGGCGGTCTGCACGGCGTCGACCAGACGGTACGAGCCGGATCCTCCGGACAGGTGGTCGGAGATGCGGACCGACTGCAGCTCTCCGACACGGGCGGTCAGCGCCACGGGCGAGGCGACCAGGGCCGGGCTGCCGGTGACCTGGACATCGAGGGTCTTCTCGGCCGTCGCACCGTGCACATCCTCGACGACGACGGTGACCGAGATCACCGCATCGGCGGCGTTGGGGTCGGTGTGGCGGATGGCCACCCGTCCGTCTGCCATGGGCACGACCATGACGGGCGACGAGGAGTCGGTCTCGTAGGCATCGCTGAGCACGAACGGGTCGCCCTCGGGGTCGACCCAGCCCGACAGCGCAGAGACGACGGTGCTGCCACCGGGAAGGAGCTGCGGTGTCGGCCACTCCTGCTGGCACGCGTCGACCCCGCACCACACGGGCGCGGAGTTGGCGTCCTCGTCGACGACGGTCAGCGTCACTGTCGCCGGCGACGACACGGCGGCACCGTCGGTGACCGCATAGGTGAAGCTGGCCTGCCCCGATCCCGCCGTGACATTGACGACGAGCGACTGCCCATTGGCGACGAGAGTCAGGTCGCCGAACGCGGGATCGCCGAGTCCGCCCGACACCGAGTCGGGGTCGATCGACAGCACGTCCTTCTTGTTCGGATCGTGGTCGTTGAGCAGCACCGGCAGGATCACCTGTTCACCCGCGCGCACGCCGAACGCGTCGTCGACGGCGACGGGCGGCATCTGCTCGGCCACGTCCTCGACGATGATCGTGCCCTCCTGCTGCTCGGTATCGTCTTCGATCGCCCACTGCTCGAGCGGGATGAGGACGCCGTCGGGGGCCGTCCAGATGAGTCCGGTGCCGATCTCGCTCAGCACCGCGCGATCACCGTTCTCCTGGAACACCGGTTCGATCGTCGACGAGTCGAGGGCCCCGTCCGGAACACGCAGCGGCACGCTCTCGCCGTCCGCCCACAGGGTTCCCGCACCGGTGTCGAGCCAGGCCGCGTAGGTCTCGCCTGCCACGACGACAGGAGTGGCCGGGACGCCCGACGCCTCCGCGACGCGCTCGGGCTCACCCGAGGCGAGGTCGACGGACACGAGGCCGTCGGAGTCGGCGATCACCACGACCTCGCCGGAGTCGGCGCCCTCCTGCAGGCGCGCATCCTCGGCGACATCGAGCTCGATCGGCTCGTCGCGCCCCTGGAGCCACAGCTCGCCGGTGCCCGTCTGGAGCATCGCCCAGCGGTCTCCCACGACCGTGAGGGTCAGACCCTCGGCGGCATCCGGAGCTGCGGAGACGGACTCGGGATCGCCGAGGAAGCTGTGCTCGTCGATGTCGAACCGCCGGATCGCGCCCTCGTCCGAGGAATAGAGCACCAGCAGTCCTTCGGGCGACAATCCGATCGCGTCCGCCGTGTATGTCGGAGGATCTTCGCCCTCTTCGACCTCGACGCCCGCGAACGGGTCGACGAGAGCGGTGGCCGCGCCGGCGTCGAGCGTGGTCACCGACACCTGACCGGTGTCGGTGCGATAGGCCACGTAGGCCCCGGCGGAGAGGATCTCCCGCGTGCCCGCCGGTGTGGGCTCGGAAGCGATCGGCGTGCCCTCCTCCGACGAGTCGGAGAGCAGATCGGCGGGGCTCGCAGGGTCGACGTCCCAGCGCTGCCTGTTGCCCTGCGCATAGACCACAGCCGCGGAGCCGTTCTGCCAGACCGCCTCCGGGTCGTCGACGTTGCGCACCGTGTCGATCTCGGCGAGCTCGGTGTTGACGCGTGCGTACTGACCGCTGTCGCGCATGACCCAGACCGACGACTCGAGCCGGGGCACCTCCTGCGACTGGTAGCCCTGCGCGGTGATGGCGAGGGTGAGCACCACCGCCAGAGCGGCGATGCCGGAGATCGCCGTGATCAGGCGTCCCCGTGATCGGGGGTTCGCCTCCGCACGCGCGCGATCGCCGATCGCCATCACAGAACCCCGGTGAGGTGGAGGGCGCCGAGACCGACTGCGGCGAGCACCGCGGCTCCGATCAGCGCGCCGATGACACCGGCGACGAGTGGGGAGCGGGTCTTCGCACGCGCTGCGGGCAGGTCGTCGCGATCGCGCGGCATCGCCTGCTGCCGTGCGGCACGTTCGGCACGTCGCGAGTCGGGTGCGACCGTCGTGATCACCG is a genomic window containing:
- a CDS encoding Ig-like domain-containing protein, with amino-acid sequence MAIGDRARAEANPRSRGRLITAISGIAALAVVLTLAITAQGYQSQEVPRLESSVWVMRDSGQYARVNTELAEIDTVRNVDDPEAVWQNGSAAVVYAQGNRQRWDVDPASPADLLSDSSEEGTPIASEPTPAGTREILSAGAYVAYRTDTGQVSVTTLDAGAATALVDPFAGVEVEEGEDPPTYTADAIGLSPEGLLVLYSSDEGAIRRFDIDEHSFLGDPESVSAAPDAAEGLTLTVVGDRWAMLQTGTGELWLQGRDEPIELDVAEDARLQEGADSGEVVVIADSDGLVSVDLASGEPERVAEASGVPATPVVVAGETYAAWLDTGAGTLWADGESVPLRVPDGALDSSTIEPVFQENGDRAVLSEIGTGLIWTAPDGVLIPLEQWAIEDDTEQQEGTIIVEDVAEQMPPVAVDDAFGVRAGEQVILPVLLNDHDPNKKDVLSIDPDSVSGGLGDPAFGDLTLVANGQSLVVNVTAGSGQASFTYAVTDGAAVSSPATVTLTVVDEDANSAPVWCGVDACQQEWPTPQLLPGGSTVVSALSGWVDPEGDPFVLSDAYETDSSSPVMVVPMADGRVAIRHTDPNAADAVISVTVVVEDVHGATAEKTLDVQVTGSPALVASPVALTARVGELQSVRISDHLSGGSGSYRLVDAVQTAATAQGLEVNPNAASGTVEMTVAEPGQYVVTYTAQDVSTQAEQSAVIRITAVDGSAGLAMAPLTAFVREGEDTTVDVLRAVQNTSGRVLMLADAVSSTPQLGVRVVGNESIRVNGTTEDGEPGVIGKATVTVADGTGAAVQGTVTVFLTPPSTVTRPIVFPDAITVRAGSLTRINVAANDVAPRGEPLVVLPEVTGSGESGELVFADRNALRYLAPTTPGTYRLTYSVSLERNPALSDNGVVTVTVVPPGTNRAPTPSTLTGRVLSGQTVSLPVPATGMDSDGDRVVLAGIDQPQKGYGTATISADGDAIVYRAPAAGVDGGQVTFRYTVRDPQGEQGTGVVRVGVLDADIDDAAPVTFSDYVRVEAGSTTPIVLDPRLNDLDPAQSELEITELVPNAPPVKGNPLYDRLNALIDSDTSLEDGRVVLRAGDTAGTNSYFYTVKSSRTSSTSQGLIVVTVTDGAVADQPSVADTVLTARDREDLPERGIDVVTDRVSWPSGDASSLTLSLWGDQPGFTVQGDRIVGAAPEDGALVPFQLKGKGSGGRDVVAYGFLRIPAFDDMQVQLKPGTTPVVVDEDASVSFDAADYVDLIASDAVEVGSGQFSAQRAAASCSAEGSGEVTYRAGREAPWSDTCLVQVRLQGQERWSFIDVPISIRPAEPQLLLSSISHTIAPGTTETVDMYSNMAAWEGGREGDAGSLEYRIVYSGSAFIVTRTGSQLTIEARADARPGNTENVSVTVPQYGEPSASVRLVVGAAPPDAPRGATFTTQCIVTNPSCTIDVVDVAGEYDPFAGKPGSGLRLMSLGGGSRCDVASVSTSGSTSITATWPGGGQAPGGQCIIPFIVSDAQGRTGTGTLTLDLQGFPQAPASVTTVGFTRSTVVLDVPLGEAGRAHPGVTGVTILQDGSPANASCSPAGGVYRCTVNGLVNGAPHVFTAAAVNAVGTSAATSPHTSWAYAAPEVSNATATPVYRPDGTERGRGIVELAIAASDDSLSFRIEETGQVINRTGATTSAEIALSPGPQNITIVPISQFQPPTGDGGNEGGAFRTSVTAAGTVYFDPAGTQAKATSNTSIDVSGVAAQPNGSALGIDVVYLAWRSGDASCSADGNGRLRISGAEAQSSSPALTGLAEYSTYNVKACASNGFGVSESNTTQVFTFTFVEGPKGKTNYTVATQPSVEGNRYSYGLESPPEIGARDGFIARYNLYGSWFENFELSPDASPLPVVARSCHSVLTTYCSDPIEITARTVPTVVVVQFQECVPANPGDLFVVSRAARGSYSTILTPNIVDGTSVIDARITWTGAYAPLKSITHRAPLCTQPDPVDPPAPVPSGPAEPADPEG